Proteins encoded within one genomic window of Manduca sexta isolate Smith_Timp_Sample1 chromosome 18, JHU_Msex_v1.0, whole genome shotgun sequence:
- the LOC115439760 gene encoding BUB3-interacting and GLEBS motif-containing protein ZNF207 — protein MSQYPGGPPPYYPPTWPHPPHHPHPPHNPHHPPHYPPPHHPHYPPPPDGGQVTAPPAMPYYGTVMIPVPIPQPPQPTVESQPTYITNYIYHGETTHTDGGVSVAETAGEHDWVPTTSTMASTLTGRAVVGGHEGWDGSPLWVIRAWYNGDLIPGKLSVRHNSASVMYDGKEITVQNIEVLCAKPETLRWIPSSNGSVPPGAIVGGRTASGEELYVGRARYQLSVTPGKVHPSHHSCYIGFGGAEVAHKMYDVLCRSS, from the coding sequence ATGAGTCAGTATCCTGGTGGTCCGCCTCCGTACTATCCTCCGACGTGGCCTCATCCGCCGCACCATCCGCATCCGCCGCACAACCCGCACCACCCACCTCATTATCCTCCTCCGCACCACCCACATTATCCGCCTCCCCCAGATGGTGGTCAGGTAACGGCGCCTCCCGCCATGCCGTACTATGGGACGGTCATGATTCCTGTGCCAATCCCACAACCACCACAACCAACTGTGGAGAGCCAACCGACGTACATCACAAACTACATCTACCACGGAGAGACTACGCACACGGATGGAGGAGTGAGTGTGGCCGAAACTGCTGGTGAGCACGACTGGGTACCCACCACGTCTACCATGGCGAGTACCCTAACTGGCAGGGCTGTTGTAGGTGGCCACGAAGGCTGGGACGGCAGCCCACTTTGGGTAATCCGTGCTTGGTACAATGGAGATCTGATACCTGGAAAGTTATCCGTGAGACACAACTCTGCTTCGGTTATGTATGATGGAAAGGAGATCACAGTTCAGAATATTGAAGTTTTGTGTGCAAAACCTGAGACTCTGCGTTGGATTCCATCATCAAACGGCAGCGTTCCTCCTGGAGCTATCGTGGGAGGTAGGACAGCGTCTGGTGAAGAACTCTATGTCGGCAGGGCTAGATACCAGCTGTCTGTCACTCCTGGGAAGGTGCACCCTAGCCACCACTCGTGCTACATCGGGTTCGGTGGCGCTGAAGTGGCCCACAAAATGTACGACGTGCTTTGCCGTTCCAGTTAA